In Corylus avellana chromosome ca2, CavTom2PMs-1.0, the following proteins share a genomic window:
- the LOC132172118 gene encoding tetrahydroberberine oxidase-like, translating into MKHVGSSVFPFALALLLSFSWAISAHTHETFLQCMTLRSENSSSTSKVIYTPSNSSYSSILQFSIQNPRFSTPATPKPLVIVTPTHVSHIQAAINCSQTHGMQIRVRSGGHDYEGLSYVSDVPFVLIDLIDLRSISVDAENSTAWVEAGATTGEVYYRIAEKSRTLGFPGGLATTLGVGGHFSGGGYGTLMRKYGLAADNIIDAQLIDAKGRILDRESMGEDLFWAIRGGGGASFGIIVAWKIKLVPVPSTVTVFTVNRNLEQNATKLVHRWQYVAAKLHEDLFIRVSLTSVNSSQEGMRTIQASFISLYLGVIDKLLPMMQESFPELGLMREDCIEKSWIESILYFEGFPSDESLDVLLNRTSPTRSRFKAKSDYVQEPIPELGLEGIWQRFYEKEGETALLILNPYGARMSEISESESPFPHRAGNIYKIFYGVFWEEEGTAASERHISWMRRLYSYMAPYVSKSPRGAYVNYRDLDIGTNGKGNTSYERARIWGNKYFKSNFDRLVQVKTTVDPANFFKNEQSIPLFSSGWKKGGD; encoded by the coding sequence ATGAAGCATGTTGGCTCATCTGTGTTTCCATTTGCCTTGGCTCtccttctctcattttcatgGGCAATTTCTGCTCACACTCACGAAACCTTTCTTCAGTGCATGACCCTTCGTTCTGAAAACTCGAGCTCAACTTCTAAAGTCATTTACACCCCATCCAACTCCTCATATTCATCCATTTTACAATTCTCCATACAAAACCCCAGATTCTCAACACCCGCAACCCCAAAACCTCTTGTCATTGTTACACCAACGCATGTCTCCCACATCCAAGCAGCCATCAATTGTTCACAAACACATGGCATGCAAATAAGAGTTCGAAGTGGTGGTCACGATTATGAGGGTCTTTCTTATGTTTCAGACGTGCCCTTTGTCTTAATTGATCTGATTGATCTTCGATCAATTAGTGTTGATGCAGAGAATAGCACGGCGTGGGTTGAAGCTGGTGCAACAACCGGTGAAGTTTATTACAGGATCGCCGAGAAAAGTAGAACTCTTGGCTTTCCGGGAGGACTTGCGACAACTCTGGGCGTTGGTGGACACTTCAGCGGCGGAGGGTACGGCACATTGATGCGCAAATATGGGCTTGCTGCTGACAATATTATCGACGCGCAATTGATTGATGCTAAGGGTAGAATCCTTGACAGAGAATCTATGGGAGAGGATCTGTTTTGGGCGAttcgaggaggaggaggggcgAGCTTTGGAATCATTGTTGCCTGGAAAATCAAGCTAGTTCCTGTTCCATCAACTGTGACAGTTTTCACAGTAAATCGGAACTTGGAACAAAATGCCACCAAGCTTGTTCATCGTTGGCAATATGTTGCAGCCAAGCTTCACGAAGACTTGTTCATCCGCGTCAGCTTAACAAGTGTCAATTCCAGCCAAGAAGGGATGAGGACCATCCAAGCTTCATTCATTTCCTTGTATCTTGGAGTGATTGACAAACTCCTACCAATGATGCAAGAGAGCTTCCCTGAGCTGGGTTTGATGAGAGAAGATTGTATTGAAAAAAGTTGGATTGAATCTATCCTCTACTTTGAAGGATTCCCAAGTGACGAATCCTTGGATGTTTTGCTCAACAGAACTTCTCCCACAAGATCCCGTTTCAAAGCAAAATCTGACTATGTCCAGGAACCAATTCCAGAACTTGGGTTGGAAGGCATCTGGCAAAGGTTTTACGAGAAAGAGGGAGAAACAGCTTTACTGATCCTGAATCCGTATGGGGCCAGAATGAGTGAAATTTCGGAATCCGAAAGTCCTTTCCCACATAGAGCTGGTAATATCTACAAAATCTTTTATGGGGTGTTTTGGGAAGAAGAAGGAACAGCGGCATCAGAAAGGCATATAAGTTGGATGAGAAGGCTTTACAGCTACATGGCTCCCTACGTTTCGAAATCTCCAAGAGGTGCATATGTGAATTACAGGGACCTTGACATTGGAACAAATGGTAAAGGTAACACAAGCTATGAACGGGCGAGAATATGGGGTAATAAATATTTCAAGAGCAACTTTGACAGGCTAGTGCAGGTGAAGACTACAGTTGATCCTgctaatttcttcaaaaatgaACAAAGCATCCCCCTCTTTTCTTCCGGGTGGAAGAAGGGAGGTGATTAG